The window CATGTAATTCCAAAAGGCTATGTGCGTGTTCTTGGTAAAATTGCCGAATTGAAGGATTATGGCGTTCAGGTTTATTTTTTTGTAGGAAACCACGATTTGTGGATGAAAGATTATCTGGAAGAAGAAATTGGCTGTACCGTTTTTTACAAAAAACAATATTTTGAAATTGCGGGAAAACAGTTTCTTTTAGCTCACGGAGATGGTTTAGGCCCAGGAGATAAAGGGTACAAAAGAATGAAAAAAGTCTTTACAAATCCTATTGCACAATGGTTTTTCAAATGGCTGCACCCAGATATTGCCATGAAAATAGCGTTGTATATGTCTCAGAAAAATAAAATGATTTCGGGAGATGAAGACAAAGCCTTTTTAGGAGAAGATAAAGAGTTTTTGATAATTTATTCTAAAAAGAAATTAGAAACTGAGAAGATTGATTACTTTATTTACGGACATCGACATTTGCCGATGGTTTTAGATTTAGGGAAAAATTCAAAATACATCAATTTGGGAGACTGGATTTCCTATTTCACATATGGTGTTTTTGAAAACGATTTTCAATTAAAAACTTTTGAAAATCAGGAATAAAAAAAATTACCTCATAAATGAGGTAATCCTGAACAAAGGTTTCAAGGCCTTTATTACTAATCCATATTCCGACATTGAAGTTACAAAAACTCGACCAAGTTTTTAATTTTAATATTAAAAAAATATTAAAATTTATGCTTGTTATAATAAATGCTTCATTTTGAGCTAATAATAGGTTTTAAAATATTTATATCATTGGAAAATATATTCGACATAAAGACCGAGCATGACTTTTTGGCTGCGTCACTTAAGACATTTCGTTATCAATATGACAACATAGAAGTGTATAAAAAGTTTGTTGACTATCTGAAAATCAATCCTGAAGAA is drawn from Chryseobacterium muglaense and contains these coding sequences:
- a CDS encoding UDP-2,3-diacylglucosamine diphosphatase produces the protein MLKTTINLEPGKKVYFSSDHHFGAPNPKESKVREEKFIRWMNEIKEDAQVLFLMGDLFDFWHEWNHVIPKGYVRVLGKIAELKDYGVQVYFFVGNHDLWMKDYLEEEIGCTVFYKKQYFEIAGKQFLLAHGDGLGPGDKGYKRMKKVFTNPIAQWFFKWLHPDIAMKIALYMSQKNKMISGDEDKAFLGEDKEFLIIYSKKKLETEKIDYFIYGHRHLPMVLDLGKNSKYINLGDWISYFTYGVFENDFQLKTFENQE